The following is a genomic window from Bombina bombina isolate aBomBom1 chromosome 3, aBomBom1.pri, whole genome shotgun sequence.
aaaagagggaggggagtagctgtgaggggatggggtcaaggggataggtagtgaggtgggaTGAAAGTATAAGGGcaaaaacttcatcctcgttaacaggggcaaaaaaagctgcattttttgatatttgggttttggatgattgtgagcttttgagggggtgggagattggtagtatgttgagagctgatttcacttctgatggagtcaattttgtttttgaagtggctggcaaaatcttgagctgagagagaggttgtattaggaggtgggggtgggcggagaagagtattgaacgtggagaacagacgttttgggttagaggaaagagagagatgagattagagaagtattgttgcttatagagattaagggcagagtagtaggagttcaggatgaacttgtagtgaagaaagtcagctgaactccgagatttcctccagtgtcgctcagcagtatgggaacatctgcttaggtaccgtgtcagaggagtatgtcagggctgaggatgagagtgtggtttcagagctatggttggaggggccagattgtcaatgactgatgtaagggtggagttatagtggcagatagattggtcagggcaggaaaaggaggtgatagaggagaggtttgagagagctagcgagctgttgcagatctagtgacttagtgcttctgtgaagcttggtgtgaggggtagagggagggggagttgtaggtagggaagtgatgttgcaagttaggagatggtggtcagagagaggaaaaggggagtttattaaatttgagatagtgcatcgataggtgaaaatcagatcaaggaaatgaccatctttgtgagtgggagagtcagtccattgtgacaagccggaagaggaagtgagttgaagaagttgttttgcaggtgaggcagtgggattgtctagagggatgttaaagtcaccaagaatgagggcaggggtgtctgaggaaaggaaatagggaagccaggcagcaaagtgatctaagaattgagttggggagccaggggggcggtatatgactgcaacacgtatagagaggggagagaataactgaatcatgtgtgcttcaaatgaagaaaatgtgagtgaagagaagggctgtattcattgaaaggtgcaacaagaagaaagtaaaataccagcaccacctccttgtctattgccagacctaggagtgtggctgaaatggagacccccatgtgacagtgcagcagtggatgctgtgtctgaagcagagagccaggtttctgtaagtcagaaggttaagagagtgggagataaagagatcatggatagaagtgagcttgttgcaaacagagcgagagttccagagtgcacaagtgaagggggaggtggttttagatgtaagaggaatgtggttaaggttaccatagttttgtttattgaaaggcacacagggatgtgaaaggctaggaggttgtgagggaccaggattaggggagatgtcgccagcagctagtatgagcaagagggagagtgacatgagatgagaagcagatttgcagtagtgagactgttttggggctgaagtgcaggggggagagagagtgtttaggaataggtaaagtttgtgagtacaaaaataaggtgagtataagagagatgggctaatgaacagtgcaggtggagaggtagaaggagtaattgagtaatggagtttgttatagagacaagaggtagcaaaaaggagtatgaagatattgagcattattatgaaagtgggaaccaagtaaacacataagacacagtgttacagcagcacttgcaaaaggatacaatgagatacataaaacacagtagtacaagagtacttgccttgtgtcttgccccttgcccaatccttgtataattctaaaattattgcatcacttataaaatgttcactttgaaaatgtgaacatatgctattgttaaaatgtacactgcccaggcaatgcacccaccCCTGTTCAATGCACCTCCCAAACCAGTGTggaatatatacaggcagggcagtcagcccTGCCTGTATAAAACTATGCCATAAGACAGCTATtaagcgttcttgtgcaatgccgcccgcgcacagccaatcttgcgtgggcaggagctgtcaatctccccggttggacaaCACCAGGGAGtgtgaaattctccacctaagaggtggagaagaggttacggaagcagcggtctgatgaccgccctttgataaatacagactgcaggttctcttgcgagaacctgcagtcataggggggcTAAGGatggcaaagcctttgataaatcaacacCTTAATAGCTCTTATGACCACACACCAAACCTCAAGACTGAGCAAAGTCAGCTGGAGTCTCTTCATGTCAGATAAATGACCACTTTAGGCCACAGAATGAGTCAAAGCAAACTGCAGCTCCTCTTAACCCTCAACATATATAAGACAAGATCAGTGCCCCGTGCCCTGAATAGTCTTAGCTTGAACTGGACATTGTGGTAATGCACCTCCCTTACCTCGAGGCCGCTACCTATATTGAGATGTCCCAACTTTAAAAAGTACAATGGCAGAAATAACAATGTAGTGTAAGGCTAAACAATACTATCTGAAATACCAAAAGGTTGGCAATGATTTACAAATGTCATCCTGGACCTGAAGTATTTGCTTGACATGgcactgtatgtatatgaatatgactAACAGTTATTGTATTTCAGGTGCTAATGGTTTATTCTTGGCATCTCTGGCTCCAAATGGTGTGGCTGTTAAAGCAGGAGTCCGGGAAGGTGATCGCATCATCGAGCTTAATGGGAAAAATGTTGAAAACGACACACACGATCAATTAGTTCAAAAGGTAACACAAAAATATACGTTCATTTGCTTATACATGAATAGGGTCATGAGCCTTTGGACCACCATATTTATCTTTATACACGGTCAGTTCTCAGGAAAAAAACATACTTATCTTAAAATAATGTGTGCCTGAACGATATATTTATGTATTCCGGACTCTGAACCCTTGAGTCGATTTTAGAACTTTTCATATGGAAGAAatttcataattaaagggatataaaggtcaaaattcAAATTTGcatgtgtgcatttaaattttaaatagaaacatgtttgcataCTTATATTAGCAACACTGCATCTAGTAAACATTCTTACTACTATTTAgtacagcatacgcacatatgctagtTCAGAGAGTTGGCGGTGTTGTGCgtttgaagacttaatttgtgtcatataagtcactgctgactctctgacaaGGTGTGGtgcttaaatactggtgcacaggccctcatagcatatgtacgtatgcagATGAAAACCAGTAATGACTTTTACTAAAGGaatgtttgctaatggaagtatattgcagaaatgcacatttcaattttgacctttctatctccttaaagggacataaactcccaaatgttttgttcatgattcaattttaaacagctttccaatttacttctattatcaaaattgcttcattctcttggtatcctttgttgaaggagcagtaatgcactactgatagcttgacatgtgcatggcgaaaaaattaggttcagttcggttcgattcggattttttcgaatttcggttcagatcgattcaaattcggaaaaattctaatcaatttggtttggattcatttcggattcattcgaagtcgaataaattcggctggattcagttcagttcggaaattcggaatttcggtaagtgttaggtgggatgtgctgtgtattagactagtattatgtactgtatattaggtgtaacccatagcagagtgatataacctaatatactgtacaatactagtgtaatccatggccatccgaatctaccgaactaattcggatttattcggtagattcggcactattttaattcggaaattcgaatcgatccgaatcccgaattttatgtATTCGGACGAATttcagaatcgatccgaaacgaattgcacatttctactggtagctagctgaacacattgggtaagccaatgacaagaggcgtatatgtgcagccacaaatcagaagctagctcccagtagcacattggtTCTCCTTagtctaccaaggtatgcttttcaacaaaggataccaagataacaatgcaatttagataatagaagtaaattggaaagttgtataaaattacatggtctttctgaatcatgaaataatttttgggtttatgtctgtttaataaaaaaacttttgatcTTTATTTTTAGAAGCATAACTTAGAAATATAAACAAGGAACAAGCATTTACACTTAATATTTGAAACAGGTAAAGGATGCTGGCGCCAATATGATGTTCCTGGTGGCCGATAAACAGACAGAAGACTATTTCAAGAAACAGAAGATGAAAATAACAGCAGATAAAGCGACTGTACAACTGATACCTTTAAAACCAAGAATTGTAGATGTCAAAAAGGATCCAAATGGTTATGGATTCTATTTACGCCAAGAAAAGAATCGCAAAGGTCAATACATAGTTCTCTGTTTCTGCAACCATGctgaatattatgtatttatttatattaatgtcAAACCACCAGGGTTAAAGGGtcagaaaaatctaaattaaactttctggattttgacagaacatgcaattaaaaaaaaatgttagtttaCATCATTATCAAATAAAAGGGGCTGTCATTGCGAATAGCGAGCTGTCTCCcctaaaaatattgaaaaagtacACAGGGAGAAATTGGCGTATGTTTAAACTTGAATTTTACACCTAATACAAATCGAAATGAGCTGTTTTCAGTGCACGGAAACTTAAAATCACTGTTATTTGTGTAGTTttttctttcagagtaattagtgtttagagtattttgataaaagctcgccaccttttaactTGCAAGAAATATACATATTTCTAaatcatttattttgtttgcagatGTTTTGTGCTTATTTGTTGATAAATTAATGTGCACTGTCTTTCATTATCTTAAAAACACTAAGCTGATTTAAACCAATAACAGTGATATTTACAGCTTAATTCTATTCCATTTGTTTTGTTGATTGCAGGTCATTTTATTATGGAAATAGATCCCGGCAGCCCAGCAGACAAAGCTAAACTAAAGGACTATGACCGTATTGTTGCTGTTAATGGCGAGTGCGTGGAACAGAAGGCTCATGAAGAAGTGGTGACAGCCATTCAGAAAGGAGGCAATAAGAGCACTTTGTTAGTGGTGGATAAAAAGACTGATGAACTATACACACTGGTTTGTATACTAATTACTTGTATTACATTGTATAAATAATACTTTATCATACTATAatctcattttgttttgtttagacTTAGTATTTTTGTAAACTTCACAGTTCTAAGATGTTGTGTAAAGAAAAACTTTTGATTGTGCACAAACATCAATTTCCTGTTACTTTCATTTTAAATTTGAATAACTAACCTTTTTTATACACATaaacaatattttttgtatgtttaattGGAGCTATGATTGTCCCTCTAATCAAATCTGCCTCCCTATTTCCATTTATTTTAATTCTTGAaaattgtgaaatatatatatttattatacttccTGCCTAATTGCATAAGATTTGCGTTCATTATATTCACTATTgcatatttgtagagtgccaacaaattCCACATTACTATAAACATAGGAATAATATACAAAAATTAACATTAATAAGAGGCAAATTATGGACCAGGTGAGTGGGCAGAGGGCCCTGTGAGAAATTGGCAATTATTGTAGATCACCTTCTCAGTAGGTGGTCTACTGGACAGCTGGGTTGATAAACTTACAAGCTGAGGGGGGCAAGGGGTTGACAAGAGAGATAAGAAAGGTTAACATAGATTGTaagcattcctgaacagtagagtctttaaggggTGCTTGAGACTTAGAAAACTAGGTGAGGGTCTTGTGGAGCGGGGCAGAGAGTTTCACAATTTTgaggccaatctggagaagtcctgtagcaaGGAATGTgagaagggaaggagagaaggTTGTTATGGGCAGAGTGAAAAGGGACAGGTGTAATAGTTTCTGGAGACAAAGGCAGAgaaataggggggagcagtgctgaGGGTCTTGCTTATTAGGATCATGGTTTTGTATTTCATACTTGTGACTAAGGGTTGGCAtagagatgcagcagatgaggagtgtaagcaagataagcctggcagaggtattcattatgggTTGTAAAGGGGATAGAAAGCATGAGAGATGCTGCAGATCTAGTGACTTTATGCTTGTGAGAAATTTGGTGGGAGAGTAGGAAATGTGATGCTGCAAGGAGGAGGAGATACTGGTCAGAAAAAGAAAAGGATAATTAGTTAGGTTTGAGAGAAAGGCATCAGCtgaagatcagatcaagggagtgtgcatcttcaTGAGTGGGGTGGTAAAGTTGGTCCCTTGTGACAGATCATAAGAGGATGTGAGCTCGAGAAGTTCAAGACCAGCGGGATTGTCAAAACTATTCATTAAACTGGCCTAGAATTCTTTTACTATAAATCCCATTACTGACGCCAATAACCACTCCTTAAGTTTCAAGAAGTTATCAACTGAAATAAATTTGCTTTTGCAGGCTGGCATCTCTCCTTTCTTATATCTGAAAGAATCCAATACTGAGATAAAGAGTGGGACAAAGGATGTGACAGCACCAGTGTCAGTCCCAGTAACTATACCCTCCACTGCCACAAAACCAGAACAATCTCCATCTACTGTACCAGTTTCCAGCCCAGCTATTACTCCAATTGTTTCTTCTCCTGATCCAAAATACAAGCCGAGACTTTGCATATTACATAAAAACAAAACGGGATACGGTTTTCATCTGAACGCTATCAAAGAGATCCCTGGACAGTTTATTAAGCAGGTATGTACTAAACCAATACATTGAAATTGATGCAAAAttgtaattatgtttttatagcatttaaagggacagtcatctcaaattttgttgttgtttaaaaagatagataatacctttattacccattccccagttttgcacaaaaaatatggttatattaatacactttttacctctgtgattaccttgtatctaagcctcttctgacagccccccgatcacatgactttttatttagtatctattaacttgcatttaatccgattagtgctgtgttgtgcacaacccacaggcctgagcacaatgttatctttattgttcacatgaactagcactcctctgttttgaaaagctaataaaaaagcatgtgatcagggggctgactttagtggcttagaaacatttagaggtttaagggatactaaacacatttttttctttcatgattcagatagagcatgcaattttaagcaactttctaatttactaatattatcaatttttcttcgttctctttctttctttatttgacaaagcaggaatctaaactaaggtgccagcctatttttggttcagaactctggatagcgcttgctgattggtggctacatttttacaccaatcatcaagcgcaacccaggtgctgaaccaaaaatgggccggctcctaagcttacatttttgcttttcaaataaagagaatgaagaaaaataatcattagaaagttgcatgctctatctaaatcataaaagaaaaaatttggattttgtaTCCCTTTTAAtacaaccatgttggttgtgcaaagctggggaatgggtagtaaaagcattatctgtttaaacaataacaatttttgtgttgactgtcacattaatataattaaaaaaaatggtgaCCCGCTGAAACTACACAAAAAACAAAGGTAGTGATAGCAGCTATGGAATAGCAGTCCACCTCACAACATTCTCATATATATATGGTGAATGGGACACAATTTTATCTAGATGTAAATAAAATAGCTTTtacaaatgtaacatttaaatactCTGGCTATATAATTTACCAGTGGCTTGTGTTTTTATGTCACATAACATTGGACATTGTGTCATCTTGTCTTCTGGACATACGTGATGCTTGTTGATTTCTGTACTAAAAGAGGAAATCGGCTCCCCATGACTATAATACAGCTTTACTTGTATGTTAATAGGTGGCGAGTGGTGGCCCAGCTGATGTGGGCGGAGTTAAAGAGGACGACATTCTTTTGGAAGTAAATGGCATGAATGTGGAAAAGGAAGCCTATGAACAAGTAGTGCAGAGAATTAAAGAAAGTGGAGAGAATCTGACACTCTTGGTAGCATCACAAGAAGTTTTTGAATATTTTAAAGCACAAAAAATCCCCATCAAGTCTTCCATGGCAGATCCTCTTCCAGAAGATAATAAACCTCCCAGCTATGCTGACATCAACCCAGCACCAGCAAGCAAAGCAAGATCAGTCGCAGAGCCAATAGAAATAGTAAGTAACAATATCTACATCACATCTACTGGGGTGTGCTGAGcaaggctattattattattattattattattattattattattattattattattatcattgttattataCTGGAGCAAAAATGTTGGCGATAAAGCTAAATTTCAAGCAGTTAAGGAGTACTGCAGGGGAGCTTCataggggtggactgagaccaactAGGGCCTCTGGGCAAAAATTAGAAAAGGGATCCCCACCCTCCTTCCTATGCCCTTACCTCAGCCCACTGCCTGTCTGCCTTGCCCCCACCAGGCCCAGACACCTGCAGAGACAGGGCCCCCAACATCAAGGGTCCCATACTCCAAGGCTCCCACAGCCTCAGACCCTCCCCCAAGCTCCCCCACTCTCAAGAGCTAGACCCCACACTACAGGGAGTAGGGACCCAGAGCAAGACACCTTCTATCCAGGGCACCCACTATAGAGACAGGGCCCTCGCCCTGCCCACCTTTAACTGTTTAGTTACTGCTAGCACAGCATTGCTCCTGCTCATCTGCTGCCCACCCcagctcacaaacactagcacagcTGTCCCATACTACATtttgcctgtcactgctgctgtagcTCATTTAATAAATTGTGTCTGTGAGCAGAAGCAGCCCACCAGGAGACCCCCCTCTTGGAGCCCCCTTACATACCGGGTTCTAGTTCCAGGTTATTTTGCCTGAATGCTCTGAACCCCGTGGTATTCTACCTacatttccattttatttttttttaataaaaataattccttcTACCTCCTCCATCTCCTTTCTTCCTCTGTGTAGAACAATAAACACGAACACAAAAGTAGAGTATAACATCCCCTAGTACTGACACTGATTCAGCTTTGTAGCATATCTTTTAGACCACTATtttattatttggttttcctttttctCTGGCATCACAGGAATTAACATAACCATCAAATTGTAAGAGCCTGGTACAATTATATTgctcaaatatttttctttcatgtaagtggcaagagtccatgagctagtgacgtatgggatatacattcctaccaggaggtggcaaagtttcccaaacctcaaattgcctataaatacacctcccaccacactcattcctcagttttacaaattttgcctcctatggaggtggtgaagcaagttgtgcttgattttcttctatgataggcgcttctaagcattctgaagcccaattcctctcagagtacagtgtttgtcagagggatgtgaagggagtattgcccgctgattttatggtttcacccatgggaaatctattcaaagctctctgttatcggtcgcagggattcattctctgcctcccttttcagatcgacgttatactcctataccattacctctgctgatatttttcagtactggtttggctgtctgctatatgtggatgggtgtctttaggtaagtatcttttttaagacactctcagctatgttttggcactttatattgttaaagttttaaatatatattgaatatatttgccatgagtcaggtctatgtttatttccctttgcagtctaacagtttcagcatggaaaattatgtttgggagaaattttgtattatttttttcttacttgcGGTTCCAGCTAGTTTCCAGCTTCAGTCTTGTTTTATCAAATTTTCGCTGGCATATTAGGCTTGCGATGGcgcaaaatgtttctatttattgcgttattcttggcgtaaatttttttggcatgaaggttgcatttgttgtgacgcaagtcacgtcatttcttgcatcTTTGTTGACACAAATTTTTTGGGCGCGAAATTGCGCCCATTATGACACGAATCGTATCGTTACCTGTTtaccttggcgccaaaagtttttttcttagcatttgcgtcatcttttttttttataaatataatttttatttagatttcataTTAACACAGAAATGTTTCTTGTAACAGGTCAATCCTATATACTACTACAAATTACATTGGCTCATTTTTAATCATAATATTGATACACTCAAGAAAACAAAGCATCACTATATTGAAAACATTAGAGAAAAGAAAAAATCGCTAAACAGTAAGGACCTATTCTAATCTAGATATTCACTCCCTTTATCAATATAGATGTTCTTTTCACATCTCTATATTAAACTCAGTGATTAACttctcccaaaaaaaaaaataatacatcattgacctgtaaaaataatttttgtgtatatttttgtgaAACCTAAAACTGAAAACTATCTACCTTTGATCCCTATACACCAAATTGCATAATAACGATTTCAAACAACCCTTTCACAGAAGCCGCAGCTTCTCATATTGTAATAGTACATACTGGGAACACAACTTCAGTTATTATACATACATAATCACATTTTCCGGGTGTAAATATCCTTATACCTGTCCCTTTTCTTGTTCTTGCCAGTAAACATAATGCCACTCTACCTATACTATATTGTCCTGTTACTTATAGCGCCTTATTCCAGCAGGGTTATGTTGATATTACTAAGTACTAACCCTACCCCCAAAAACAATACCTACCcaatagggagaaaaaaaaaaaaaaaacgacattcaGGTTGGGCCGACAGAGTAACTAACTACAACTCACAGCCAGTGGGGGGGACAACCTCCTCGGCCACCATAGTTATCAAGAaaggtgtatttttttagaggagcCATGAATTGAATCTGTCCTGCCCTCGGCCAAGATAGAATTACTCTCTTCCATTTATTAATAAACATTCTGAATACTTTTTCCGAGGCCAGTACCCAGTACTAAATGTTGTCTTTCTATAtacatttgcatttttatattgtttattaactCGGATACACTAGGGGCTTCAGGGGATCTCCGCTTCCTAAATATCAGAAATCTGGCCGCTAAAATTACCATATTTAATAGCTGTCTATCCGCTTTTGAGCCGCCGACATCTTTCAAAAAAAGAATATGACTCCAGTGTAAAGAGCATTTCTCTTGCAGGTATCTGTTAACCCAATACTGGATTTTACTCCAGATTTGCCTGATTTTTGGACATTCCCATAGACAGTGGCTCAGATCGGCCCCCTCTCTATTACATTTAAAACCATTTCTTTTTTGCCCCTCCTGTGACCATTTCCTGATCCTCATCGGAGTTAGATAATAATTGTTCAGTAATTTAATCTGTGATCCCTTCCAATTTACTAATACCGTTGCCTTATCAGCTAACTTGAAGctcttttctatttaaaaaaaaaaaatatgtacgatataaaatcatacaatagggtgcgctatattgaTATACAAATATGTGCAAATAAATGTATGTGAAGTGGATGGTGCAAATTGGTATAAAAATCGTTCAAAAAGTATATAGGATGTCCTTTTACAAGAGTGTACCTAAGGAACTGTATAGTTCAGGAAAAATAGATAAGTGACTTTACATAAACAATGACGTGTATTTCACAAAAACTTCAAAtcctaaaaaatatacaatataaatcaagtgatacagtgttatttctattgaaaatagatagaataaaattaaaaaatatataaaaaacaatacaaacgatttcacatatagtgcagagtcattgatagatagatgcaattgttgaaatcaataattctggaaggctgctccactccaaaccggtggtaagtcggtagaactgaaaaaatagaaagcaaagagagagagcgcctgatggtgtaatatcgtcaagatcaagaaaggtacaggtataaaaaatctctgccaaatggatactcacaaagagcttggcactcgcaagtagtgcatataggcgggctgacctttatacagtagtcagtac
Proteins encoded in this region:
- the PDZK1 gene encoding Na(+)/H(+) exchange regulatory cofactor NHE-RF3 produces the protein MASTAPLRDCTVTKKDGKGYGFFLRIEKDEAGHLVRAIEKNSSAEKAGLKDGDRVLRVNDTFVDDKEHIAVVDLIKASGNSVTLLVLDKDVYENAQKKGEDLSKLNKNSPQPAKDTEVSQALQAVKPIVNGISDPAPKPRICYIAKDGGPFGFSIKTVKGANGLFLASLAPNGVAVKAGVREGDRIIELNGKNVENDTHDQLVQKVKDAGANMMFLVADKQTEDYFKKQKMKITADKATVQLIPLKPRIVDVKKDPNGYGFYLRQEKNRKGHFIMEIDPGSPADKAKLKDYDRIVAVNGECVEQKAHEEVVTAIQKGGNKSTLLVVDKKTDELYTLAGISPFLYLKESNTEIKSGTKDVTAPVSVPVTIPSTATKPEQSPSTVPVSSPAITPIVSSPDPKYKPRLCILHKNKTGYGFHLNAIKEIPGQFIKQVASGGPADVGGVKEDDILLEVNGMNVEKEAYEQVVQRIKESGENLTLLVASQEVFEYFKAQKIPIKSSMADPLPEDNKPPSYADINPAPASKARSVAEPIEIASQPPAEESKKKEDSDSDSEEENDDDTAL